CAGAACACCACCGAACAGCAGATGAAGATGTTCCTGACGCGCCTGGGATTCAACACCACGATGGTGATCACCGGCGACATCACGCAGGTCGATCTGACCGTGCCGCGTTCCGGTCTGGCGACCATCGAACGCATTCTCGGCGGCATCGACGACATCGCCTTCGTTCATATGGGCGCCGACGATGTGGTGCGCCACCGCTTGGTGGGGCAGATCGTCGCCGCCTACGACCGTCACGCGGCCATCGACGGCGACCATCGCGCGCAGGCGGGCGTCTCGCGGGCGTCACGGCACGCGGACCACAAACGGGAGCGCGAAGACGACGCGCGGCCTGCGGACGCCGAAGGCAAGGAGGTGCGCCAATGAGCGTGGAAGTGACCAATGAGACCTCATGGACCATCGATCCCAAAGCGTTCTCCGAACTGGGATTGTGGGTGCTCGACCAGATGCGTGTGAGCACGCAGTCCGATCTGACCATCATGTTCGTCGACCCCGATCCGATCGCCGAACTGCATATGCGGTGGATGAACCTCGAAGGCCCCACCGATGTGATGAGCTTCCCGATGGACGAGCTGCGGCCCGGCGACGGCAAAACCGTGATGGAGGGCATTCTCGGCGACATCATCATCTGCCCGTGGGTGGCCGCCCAACAGGCCGCCGCCGCGGGGCACAGCACCATGCAGGAGATGATGCTGCTCACCATCCACGGCATCCTGCATCTGCTCGGCTACGACCACGTGACCGAGGAGCAGGAGCGTCAGATGTTCGGCCTGCAGCGTCAACTGCTGCTCACCTTCTTCGCGGTGCGCCCTTCGGGCATCCAACAGGCGGTGCTGCCGGCCGGCACGCCGGATCTGCTCGCCGCATGGGACGCCGAACACGGCGGCGGCCGGCAGCTCGGCCACTGACCCGCACCCTCACCAGTCATCCGCATAGTAGACACAACGATTCTTTCCGCAAAGGAACACACACCGATGGAGTATTCCAGTACCGTCCTCATCACCCTTACCGTCGCGCTCGTGCTGGTCGCGGCGCTGTTCGTCTGGCTGTCGCTGACCATGGCCGCCGCCGAGGGCGCGGTGGCCCGCGTCACCCGCTCGAGTCTGAACAATCTCATCCTCGAGGTGCAGACCGACGGTGAGTCCGGCCAGTTCGCGCGGATGAAGAAGATCGACCGCATCCACAAAGTCCAACGGCTGATCGCGGACCGGTACGCCACGGCGGGAAGCTGCGCCTTCGTGCGCATCGCCTGCAATGTGCTCGTCGGCGTGCTCGTCGCCTGCATCGCCTCGCTGTACGGCGCGCCGCTGTGGGCGGAGCTGCTGCTCGGTCTGCTGGTCGCGCTGGTCGTGGCCGTGGTGTCGGTGCTGGTGCGTCCGCGATCGGCCGGCGCTTCGAAGCCGACCGACATCATGCTCAAGCATGCCGGCAAAATCGCCGTGGCCGCGGCCGTCACGCCATTCGCGCGCATCGGCGAGCAGGCCGCCTCCAAACGCAGGCAAAGTCTGTCCGACGATGAGGAATTGGAGAAGATCCAACTCGAACAGGGGCGCGCCGCCATCGACCGTCTGATGGAGACGAACGAATTCGATCCCGAGGTTTCGGAGATGCTGCGCAACGTGCTTTCGCTCTCCGATACGCTGACGCGCGAGATCATGGTGCCCCGCACCGACATGATCTGCATCGAGCGGGACTGCACGTTGGAGTCGATGCTCAAACTGTGCTCCCGTTCCGGATTCTCGCGTGTGCCGGTGATCGGCGACGACGTGGACGATCTGGTCGGTGTGGCTTATCTTAAGGACGCCGTGCGCGCCACCGCGTTCAATCC
Above is a window of Bifidobacterium eulemuris DNA encoding:
- a CDS encoding hemolysin family protein — protein: MEYSSTVLITLTVALVLVAALFVWLSLTMAAAEGAVARVTRSSLNNLILEVQTDGESGQFARMKKIDRIHKVQRLIADRYATAGSCAFVRIACNVLVGVLVACIASLYGAPLWAELLLGLLVALVVAVVSVLVRPRSAGASKPTDIMLKHAGKIAVAAAVTPFARIGEQAASKRRQSLSDDEELEKIQLEQGRAAIDRLMETNEFDPEVSEMLRNVLSLSDTLTREIMVPRTDMICIERDCTLESMLKLCSRSGFSRVPVIGDDVDDLVGVAYLKDAVRATAFNPAAKDRDVESICREPMLVPESKPVDDLFHQMQRRRQHVAVVVDEYGGIAGLVTIEDAIEQIVGELEDEHDRTQRAEPEKIGESKWQMPARTPIAELEELFEVDIDEDDVDTVYGLLTKLLGQVPIVGASAVTRGIRLTAVDSAGRRKKVSIIVAEPAHVEADEDNDEESGDETVAEQSNDEE
- the ybeY gene encoding rRNA maturation RNase YbeY — protein: MSVEVTNETSWTIDPKAFSELGLWVLDQMRVSTQSDLTIMFVDPDPIAELHMRWMNLEGPTDVMSFPMDELRPGDGKTVMEGILGDIIICPWVAAQQAAAAGHSTMQEMMLLTIHGILHLLGYDHVTEEQERQMFGLQRQLLLTFFAVRPSGIQQAVLPAGTPDLLAAWDAEHGGGRQLGH